In the Microtus pennsylvanicus isolate mMicPen1 chromosome 6, mMicPen1.hap1, whole genome shotgun sequence genome, one interval contains:
- the Rad1 gene encoding cell cycle checkpoint protein RAD1 has product MPLLTQRVPDEDEQYCLVASLDNVRNLSTVLKAIHFKEHAACFATKNGLKVTVENAKCVQANAFIQAEVFQEFTIQEESVTFRINLTILLDCLSIFGSSPTPGTLTALRMCYQGYGHPLMLFLEEGGVVTVCKINTQEPEETLDFDFCSTNVINKIILQSEGLREAFSELDMTSDVLQITVSPDKPYFRLSTFGNAGSSHLDYPKDSDLVEAFHCNKTQINRYKLALLKPSTKALALSCKVSIRTDNRGFLSLQYMIRNEDGQICFVEYYCCPDEDVPES; this is encoded by the exons ATGCCTCTCCTAACCCAGCGCGTTCCGGACGAGGACGAGCAGTACTGCTTAGTGGCCAGCCTCGACAACGTTAGGAATCTCTCCACCGTCTTGAAAGCCATTCATTTCAAAGAACACGCCGCGTGTTTTGCTACCAAAAATGGACTCAAAGTTACCGTAGAAAATGCAAAGTGTGTGCAAGCCAATGCCTTTATTCAG GCTGAAGTGTTTCAAGAATTCACCATTCAGGAAGAATCTGTTACTTTCCGAATTAACTTAACTATCCTTTTAGATTGTTTATCTATTTTTGGATCAAGTCCTACTCCAG GGACTTTAACTGCACTTCGGATGTGTTACCAAGGCTATGGTCATCCTTTGATGCTGTTTCTAGAAGAAGGAGGAGTGGTAACAGTCTGCAAAATTAACACCCAGGAGCCTGAAGAGACTCTCGATTTTGATTTCTGTAGCACCaatgttataaataaaattatcctgCAGTCAGAGGGGCTGCGGGAAGCGTTTTCTGAGCTGGACATGACGAGTGATGTTCTACAAATCACCGTATCTCCTGACAAGCCCTACTTCAG GCTATCTACTTTTGGAAATGCTGGAAGTTCTCACCTTGACTATCCCAAAGATTCTGACTTGGTGGAAGCATTTCACTGTAATAAGACCCAGATCAACAG ATACAAACTTGCTTTACTGAAACCCTCTACAAAGGCATTAGCTCTATCCTGTAAAGTATCTATTCGGACAGATAATCGAGGATTCCTCTCACTACAGTACATGATTAGAAATGAAGATGGGCAGATATgttttgtggaatattactgcTGCCCTGATGAAGACGTTCCTGAGTCTTGA
- the Brix1 gene encoding ribosome biogenesis protein BRX1 homolog, which produces MSATKRKRRGDLEVQAKKPKKSRKDTGKPAKQAAVTNEVEEEDRDRIPGPVCKGKWKNKERILIFSSRGINFRTRHLMQDLRMLMPHSKADTKMDRKDKLFVINEVCEMKNCNKCIYFEAKKKQDLYMWLSNSPHGPSAKFLVQNIHTLAELKMTGNCLKGSRPLLSFDPAFDEFPHYALLKELLVQIFSTPRYHPRSQPFVDHVFTFTILDNRIWFRNFQIIEEDAALVEIGPRFVLNLIKIFQGSFGGPTLYENPHYQSPNMHRRIIRSITAAKYREKQQVKDVQKLRKKEPKTIVPPDPTADVFVIPAEEKPVEIQWVKPEPKVDLTARKRRIYKRHRKLQQKMNRGNAK; this is translated from the exons ATGTCGGCGACCAAGAGGAAGCGGCGTGGAGATTTGGAGGTTCAGGCAAAGAAGCCGAAAAAGAGTCGGAAAGATACCGGGAAGCCAGCTAAGCAGGCGGCTGTGACAAATGAGGTGGAAGAGGAAGATAGGGATCGCATCCCAGGTCCCGTTTGCAAG ggcAAATGGAAAAATAAGGAGCGGATCCTcatcttttcttccagaggaatAAATTTCAGAACAAGACACTTAATGCAAGACTTGAGAATGTTGATGCCTCATTCTAAAGCAG atACTAAAATGGACCGTAAAGATAAATTGTTTGTGATAAATGAg gtCTGTGAAATGAAAAACTGCAATAAATGCATCTACTTTGAAGCTAAGAAAAAGCAGGATCTCTATATGTG GCTTTCCAATTCACCTCATGGGCCATCTGCAAAATTCTTAGTTCAGAATA TTCATACCCTGGCTGAACTGAAGATGACCGGAAACTGCTTGAAAGGTTCTCGTCCCCTTTTGTCTTTTGACCCT gcTTTTGATGAATTTCCACATTATGCGTTGTTAAAAGAACTCCTAGTTCAG ATCTTTAGTACACCACGGTACCACCCCAGGAGCCAGCCGTTTGTGGACCACGTGTTTACATTCACCATTCTGGATAACAGGATATGGTTTCGGAACTTCCAG attATAGAAGAAGATGCTGCTCTGGTGGAAATAGGACCTCGTTTTGTCTTAAATCTCATAAAGATTTTTCAGGGAAGCTTTGGAGGACCAACTTTATATGAAAATCCTCACTACCAGTCTCCAAACATG CATCGGCGTATCATAAGGTCCATCACAGCTGCAAAGTACAGAGAGAAACAACAAGTCAAAGATGTTCagaaactaagaaagaaagaaccaaagacTATTGTTCCACCCGATCCCACTGCAGATGTCTTTGTTATACCAGCAGAGGAGAAACCAGTAGAAATACAGTGGGTGAAGCCAGAGCCTAAAGTAGATCTGACAGCAAGAAAGAGACGGATTTACAAAAGGCATCGGAAACTGCAGCAAAAGATGAACAGAGGGAATGCAAAATGA